The following coding sequences are from one Triticum aestivum cultivar Chinese Spring chromosome 5A, IWGSC CS RefSeq v2.1, whole genome shotgun sequence window:
- the LOC123102269 gene encoding epoxide hydrolase A has protein sequence MESGGAGEVRHWNADVNGVSLHVAEQGPADGPAVLLLHGFPELWLSWRHQMAALAARGFRALAPDLRGYGDSDAPADPAAYTMLHVVGDVVALLDHLRLPKVVVVGHDWGAQVAWHFCLFRPDRVRAVVALGIPFFPRSPRPMAEMFAARGDGFYITQFQEPGRAEKAFARYDVATVLKKFYSLQLDDLAAPPGVEVIDFFEASSSPLPWMSEEELGQYAEKFQKSGFTGPLNYYRAMDTNWKLSAPWHGAKIMVPAKFIGGEKDIGVESFGVKRYIESGGFKSNVPDLEVSIIEGHHFLQQEQAERVNSEILSFLDKLSGEEAHNKNEVGEEVGN, from the exons ATGGAGTCCGGCGGTGCAGGCGAGGTGCGGCACTGGAACGCCGACGTCAACGGCGTCTCCCTCCACGTCGCCGAGCAGGGCCCCGCCGACGGCCCGGCGGTGCTCCTCCTCCACGGCTTCCCGGAGCTCTGGCTCTCCTGGCGCCACCAGATGGCCGCTCTCGCCGCCCGCGGCTTCCGCGCCCTCGCCCCCGACCTCCGCGGCTACGGCGACTCCGACGCCCCCGCGGACCCCGCCGCCTACACCATGCTCCACGTCGTCGGCGACGTCGTCGCGCTCCTCGACCACCTCCGCCTCCCAAAG gtggtggtggtggggcacGACTGGGGCGCGCAGGTGGCGTGGCACTTCTGCCTGTTCCGGCCGGACCGGGTGCGCGCCGTCGTCGCGCTGGGGATCCCGTTCTTCCCCCGCTCCCCTCGTCCGATGGCGGAGATGTTCGCCGCGCGCGGCGATGGGTTCTACATCACGCAGTTCCAG GAGCCTGGAAGAGCTGAAAAGGCATTTGCTCGGTACGATGTCGCAACTGTCCTAAAGAAGTTCTACTCCCTTCAATTAGATGACCTTGCTGCCCCTCCTGGAGTAGAGGTCATAGATTTTTTTGAGGCATCATCATCCCCACTTCCTTGGATGTCGGAGGAAGAACTGGGACAGTATGCCGAGAAGTTTCAGAAGTCTGGCTTCACAGGACCCCTCAACTACTACCGCGCCATGGACAC GAACTGGAAGCTTAGTGCGCCCTGGCATGGTGCAAAGATCATGGTGCCTGCGAAGTTCATCGGGGGTGAGAAGGACATCGGTGTCGAGTCCTTTGGAGTCAAGCGCTACATCGAGAGCGGGGGTTTCAAGTCCAATGTTCCTGATCTTGAGGTTTCCATCATTGAAGGACACCATTTCCTCCAGCAAGAGCAGGCCGAGAGGGTGAACTCTGAGATACTGTCCTTCCTGGACAAGCTTTCTGGAGAGGAAGCACATAATAAGAACGAAGTTGGCGAGGAGGTGGGTAACTAA
- the LOC123102270 gene encoding methylcrotonoyl-CoA carboxylase subunit alpha, mitochondrial, with protein MASRLLRLHHHLRRRRHHCTSPVPCRLLSSSDEPPRSQTVEKVLVANRGEIACRVMRTARRLGIATVAVYSDADRAALHVRAADEAVRLGPPPARESYLNADAIVDAALRTGAKAIHPGYGFLSESADFAQLCEAEGLMFIGPPPSAIRDMGDKSASKRIMGAAGVPLVPGYHGADQDIELLKLEADKIGYPVLIKPTHGGGGKGMRIVQGPDDFVDSVRSAQREAAASFGIDTLLIEKYITQPRHIEVQVFGDKHGNAIHLYERDCSLQRRHQKIIEEAPAPNVTTEFRTHIGEAAVSAAKAVGYYSAGTVEFIVDTLSGEFYFMEMNTRLQVEHPVTEMIVGQDLVEWQIRVANGERLPLSQEQVPLNGHAFEARIYAENVPRGFLPATGTLHHYRPVLSSPTVRVETGVEEGDAVSMHYDPMIAKLVVWGESRNAALVKLKNCLSDFQIAGLPTNVAFLQELAGHNAFERGLVDTHFIERYKDDFQSTSAKASGEAHDAAKLGAILAAACICKKDHISSEESLRDKTLSVWYTRPPFRMHHSAKRLMEFELDEELEGLSDELLKLLVTYRSDGGYFIETEDGSSPGFDVKVDGRSEHDFRVEVGGVQTDVTLAFYSKDNSKHIHIWHGKHHHHYRQTMRAEHLLDDSSQPSQASEGRSHPKGSVLAPMAGLVVKVLLKDGVHVEDGQPVMVIEAMKMEHVVKAPRAGYIEGLKATAGQQVFDSSVLFTVKDKSTN; from the exons ATGGCCTCCCGCCTCCTccgcctgcaccaccacctccggCGCCGGCGCCACCACTGCACGAGCCCCGTCCCCTGCAGGCTCCTCTCCTCCTCCGACGAACCACCGCGGTCCCAGACGGTGGAGAAGGTGCTGGTGGCCAACCGGGGGGAGATCGCGTGCCGGGTGATGCGGACGGCGCGGCGGCTCGGGATCGCCACCGTGGCCGTGTACAGCGACGCCGACCGCGCCGCGCTGCACGTGCGCGCCGCCGACGAGGCCGTCAGGCTCGGCCCGCCCCCCGCGCGGGAGAGCTACCTCAACGCCGACGCCATCGTCGACGCCGCCCTCCGCACCGGCGCCAAG GCAATCCACCCTGGATATGGGTTTCTTTCAGAGAGCGCAGATTTCGCACAGCTCTGCGAAGCTGAGGGGCTAATGTTTATTGGGCCACCGCCATCTGCAATCCGAGATATGGGTGATAAGAG CGCGTCAAAGAGGATCATGGGTGCTGCTGGTGTACCGCTTGTTCCAGGCTACCATGGGGCTGACCAAGACATTGAGTTGTTAAAACTTGAAGCTGATAAGATTGGATATCCAGTTTTGATTAAACCCACACACGGTGGAGGGGGCAAG GGGATGAGAATAGTTCAAGGGCCTGATGACTTTGTGGATTCTGTACGGAGTGCTCAACGTGAAGCTGCAGCATCATTTGGTATAGACACACTGTTGATTGAGAAGTATATTACTCAACCCAGACATATAGAAGTCCAG GTATTTGGTGACAAACATGGAAATGCTATTCACCTTTACGAGAGGGACTGCAGTCTACAAAGAAGGCATCAGAAGATCATCGAGGAAGCACCAGCT CCAAATGTGACAACTGAGTTTCGGACTCATATTGGTGAAGCTGCTGTGTCGGCTGCGAAG GCAGTTGGTTACTACAGTGCTGGAACAGTGGAGTTTATTGTGGATACTCTTTCAGGAGAATTCTATTTCATGGAGATGAATACTCGACTCCAG gttGAACACCCAGTAACAGAGATGATCGTCGGTCAAGATCTTGTGGAGTGGCAAATACGTGTTGCAAATGGAGAGCGCCTGCCATTATCTCAGGAGCAGGTTCCATTAAACG GACATGCATTTGAGGCCCGAATATACGCCGAAAATGTTCCAAGAGGGTTTCTTCCTGCAACAGGGACCTTACATCACTATCGACCAGTCCTGTCCTCCCCAACAG TAAGAGTTGAAACTGGAGTCGAAGAAGGAGATGCTGTCAGCATGCATTATGATCCCATGATAGCCAAACTTGTCGTTTGGGGTGAAAGTCGCAATGCTGCACTAGTCAAGCTAAAGAACTGTTTGTCGGACTTTCAG ATTGCAGGTTTGCCTACAAATGTTGCTTTCCTTCAAGAACTCGCAGGCCATAATGCCTTCGAAAGAGGCCTCGTTGATACACATTTCATTGAGCGGTACAAAGATGATTTTCAAAGTACTTCTGCTAAGGCCTCGGGTGAAGCACATGATGCAGCTAAGCTTGGTGCAATTTTGGCTGCTGCCTGCATTTGTAAAAAGGATCACATTAGCTCCGAAGAAtctcttc GTGACAAGACGCTTTCGGTATGGTATACCCGTCCACCTTTCAGGATGCATCACTCTGCGAAGCGTTTGATGGAATTTGAGTTAGATGAAGAACTTGAGGGGTTGAGTGATGAGCTCCTTAAATTATTGGTTACATATAGATCTGATGGAGGCTACTTCATTGAG ACTGAAGATGGCTCTTCTCCTGGTTTTGATGTCAAAGTAGATGGTAGGAGCGAACATGATTTCCGGGTTGAAGTTGGTGGTGTGCAAACAGACGTGACATTAGCATTTTATTCGAAG GATAATAGCAAACATATACACATCTGGCATGGGAAGCATCACCATCATTACAGGCAAACCATGAGGGCTGAGCATTTACTCGATGATAGTTCTCAACCTAGCCAGGCTTCCGAGGGAAGGTCACATCCAAAAGGGAGTGTTTTGGCACCAATGGCTGGTTTGGTCGTTAAGGTTCTGCTTAAGGATGGGgtacacgtggaagatggtcagcCTGTCATGGTTATAGAAGCAATGAAGATGGAG CACGTTGTGAAGGCGCCTCGGGCAGGTTATATAGAAGGGCTGAAGGCTACCGCTGGACAACAAGTTTTTGACTCCAGTGTCCTTTTCACTGTCAAG GATAAGAGCACAAACTGA